In Bacillus sp. NP247, one DNA window encodes the following:
- a CDS encoding GNAT family N-acetyltransferase, which yields MNIHTGEIQLVPYKETYKESIQSFTLPSEQVQYTSDPSELLEKAKSDRTKNVIVILDYNGVPVGLFALQTGDRVQAFTDNENALLLTSFSVNHNRQRKGYAKKSLALLQEFVKRYFPIKNEVVLAVNEKNIPAQNLYKKVGFQDKGFRRMGPIGQQIIMHLPIMK from the coding sequence ATGAACATACATACTGGGGAAATTCAATTAGTTCCGTATAAGGAGACGTATAAAGAAAGTATACAATCATTTACTTTACCAAGTGAACAAGTTCAATATACATCAGATCCAAGTGAACTACTGGAGAAAGCAAAAAGTGATCGCACAAAAAATGTGATTGTTATTTTAGATTACAACGGGGTACCTGTAGGTCTTTTCGCATTGCAAACGGGAGATAGAGTACAGGCGTTCACAGATAATGAAAATGCTTTACTTTTAACATCCTTTTCTGTAAATCACAATAGACAAAGAAAAGGGTATGCTAAAAAGTCATTGGCACTATTACAAGAGTTTGTAAAACGTTATTTCCCAATAAAAAATGAAGTTGTACTTGCTGTGAATGAAAAAAATATTCCTGCACAAAATTTATATAAAAAAGTCGGCTTCCAAGATAAAGGATTTAGAAGAATGGGACCAATTGGCCAACAAATAATAATGCATTTACCTATAATGAAATGA
- a CDS encoding DUF1697 domain-containing protein translates to MTIYIALLRGINVGGHKVIKMADLKRVFESIGLKQVKTYIQSGNIMFESEEDINFLKGRIETEIKNEFDFDVPVMLRTNDEFINTIKHSPYKADALLEGESIHVAFLANPLSEEESKQLLMYKSELEDCYIDQKVVYLFFKNSIRNSKLMNQFQKLHTPATIRNWRTVNKLKAIVEDM, encoded by the coding sequence ATGACAATTTATATTGCGTTACTAAGGGGAATCAATGTAGGCGGACATAAAGTAATCAAAATGGCTGATTTGAAACGAGTGTTTGAATCAATAGGATTAAAACAAGTGAAAACATATATTCAAAGCGGTAATATCATGTTTGAATCTGAGGAAGATATAAACTTTCTAAAGGGACGAATTGAAACTGAAATTAAAAACGAATTTGATTTCGATGTTCCAGTCATGTTAAGAACAAATGATGAATTTATAAATACTATAAAACATTCCCCTTATAAGGCTGATGCTTTGTTAGAAGGGGAAAGTATACACGTTGCCTTTTTAGCTAATCCACTTTCTGAAGAAGAGAGTAAGCAGTTACTTATGTACAAAAGTGAACTTGAAGATTGCTATATAGATCAAAAGGTTGTATATTTGTTTTTCAAAAATAGCATTCGGAATTCTAAATTAATGAACCAGTTTCAGAAGTTGCATACACCAGCTACAATAAGGAATTGGCGGACTGTAAATAAATTAAAAGCGATTGTAGAGGATATGTAA